CCTGTAGCCCATGATGTGTAGTGCTGTTGTGCATTTTCCTCTGACTTCTGGCATCAACAAAACATTTCCTCCCAGAGAAAATGTCCAGCTCTGCTCACtggacattttctgtttttcagacctCTGAAGATCATCAGTTCTGACCAACAACCGTGGCATGTTTAGAGTCCCTTAAATCCCCTTTAGattttcagtttgaacttcagcagctcACCATGACCATAACTGCATGTCTAAATGTATTCtattgctgccatgtgattggctaattagATACTTATATATTAACAAGAGGTCGAAAGGGTGTACCTAATGAACTGACCAGTGAGTtaagttaaaaacattttcttcatttcaaATGGTCCTCCAAGCATCAGTTCTATAGCTTACTTGCAGTACGCCGATGCGGCCGCTAGGGGCTTCCGTTGCCCCCAACTTGATGCTACTGACAGACCACAAAAGGCAACACCCGCTGAAAGCCGAGGCTCGTTGTGCAAATCTGTAAGCGTTCATCCAGAAACGAAGTGGCGTTAAGCGGCAGAATACACGGCTCAATGCTGACATGCAGCAGCTTATAGAAGCACAGCATGCCCGCCTGTGAGGGAGACGACGACGTCCGCAGTTTGGCCTAAGATGAGCAGCTCCGGTGTGAGTACCGTTTACCTCATGATGAGCTGTGAGGGGTTTGTGAATCAGTGCGATTTTAGAGCAGCCCGATCCGTTTTTATATCAGTATTTCCCTCTTTGTTCCCAGAATGTGTCCGTGCTTTGACTCATTTCACAAACGGAGggtttattgtcactgttattgATGGGGATGCGGGGTGCTCCTGCGGGATGAGGAGGAGGCGTTGCAAGTGTTGCTATGATACTAGGCAGGGAGAGGGTGCTGATGCCCGCTGGAGTGGTGCCGTCATTTTTAGCGTTATGTCCAGATCGCTGtgctgtctgtgtgcatgtgtgagcagAAACGAGAGAGGGAGcagaagaggaaactgcagcactTCCTCGGTGACCTTGCTTTGCTCGGATCCTTGCAGGTTTGGCCACACCAACATGTGCGTGCACGCTCTGCTCATCTCTCCCAAAATCACAAAATCACGTTGCTTCCTTTGCAGGGTTTTAAATACTTCCAGCCATGGCTCAGGGGGAAAGAGGAGTTGCTGCTGACAGTTGTTAATGAGGATCTGGTGAGTTTGTGTAGAGAAACTGGGTGATTATATACACTATACTGCCAAAAGATATTTGCTCATCTGTCTTCACACGCATATGAgcttgagtgacatcccatgTCGAaccaccctttgcagctataacaccTTCAACTCTTCTGGTAAGGCTTTCCATAAGGTTCaggagtgtttatgggaatttctgACTGTTCTTCCACATGCACATTTGttaggtcagacactgatgttggaggaaaaggcctggctcacagtctccGCTCTGATTAACCCCAACGGTATTCTGTCGGGTtaaggtcaggactctgtgcaggccagtcaagttcttccacatcAAACTctctcatccatgtctttatggtcCTTGCACCAtgcactggtgtgcagtcatgttggGACAGGAAGGgaccatccccaaactgttcccacaaagttggaagcatgaaattgtccaaaatatcttggtatgctgaagcattaagagttcctttcactggagcTAAGAGGCCGAGCACAACTCCTGAAAATCAGCCCCACTCCATAAtcccctccaccaaactttacatttGGCACAGTGGAGTCAGACACCATCGAGTATCATCTCCTGGCAATTGCCAAACCCAGACTCTTCCATCAGATTGCCAGATGGAGAAGTGTGATTCGCTACTCCACAGAACACGTCTtaactctgcagaaagttgttGACTATGTGCGGAGGTCATTCGTTGAACCCGCTCTTccacttccactttgttatattACCACTAAAacttgactgtggaatatttagcagTGTGGAAATATCACAACTGGCCTGGTGACATCCTATCACAGTACCAAGCTGGAATTCACTGATCTGAGagtgacccattctttcacagatgtttgcagaagcagtctgcatgtctAGGTGCTCGATTTTTACACAATTCAATGGTTTGGATGgttgagtgaatacttttggcagtaCAGTCCAAATGAAACATGCACACTGTCTCACTGTCTTATCTAGGGCACATCTATGACTACTACAGAAGCTTTCTCTtcccttcattttatttttgtttgcagGGTTGGCGTTCCCCAGGCTTTATGGTGTCCAGAGCCTCCTCCTACTCCTCCACCAGCAGCTGTAACAGCAGTGATGTCTCTCCCAGCAGCAGCTCTCCCAGTCTGGCCAGCCGTAGTAGCTCCCCCCTGCCCGGGGAGCCTCCGGGCCCACGAGACTCCCAGTCACATACCAAGACACAGCCACAGACTGCCAGGTGATTGACTGcaagtttgtgtgtgcgtgtggataGTAACACGTATGTGCTTGGCTTCAGAGGTCAGCTTGGGTTGTTTGAGGCATTTTAAGAATTGCAGTATTTTTTATTGTGCATCGTGGAAAGTAATCTCCTCCTTACTGGGTAAAAAATGATACATATAAGAGTATTTTTATGTGGAAGTATGTGTAGAAACTTCCTACTGGCTCTCCAAGTTTGCATGAAACCGATAAATCATTCGAGCTCTTTCTGCAGTCACAGGGAGGCCTGCATCGAGGAGCATCTTCTCCCAGCGTCTCCCAGTGAAAGGGAGATAGCAGTACCCGTAAGTACCTGCAAGGAGGCGATGGGCAGAAGCCAGTATAAGCGTTCTTGTCTTGCCTCTGTTATTTAAATTGCTCACTCAGCCTTGCAGCCCACACTTTGTCCCCCTCTAACAGGAGGTGAACTGTACTCTGTTTCTATTGGCCGGCTACGTCAAATACGGACGCCCCTACGCGTGGATACGCTCCAATCACGAGCGCCTAGTCAACATCGGCGGCACAGATTCGATGGTCAAAGACACGCCCATGAAACTCAAGTCCATTGCAGACTGGCAGACGCGAGGTATGGAAACAATGTGTGGAATCCTAACAGGAGAAAGTTATTGTTTCAGTGCACTGATTCAATAATTACACCATTTTCCATGAGCTAAATCAGATGCAGATGTGTCTGTGCTGCAGCTCGAGCCTCGCGGAGATTAGTATTTACGGTGGATTAGGGCCGTGGAAAAAGGCTCCTAGTGCTTTGGTTAATGCATATATGTTTATGTGCAGTGCATGACAGCtcacaataaaaacataaaacttttctttcttttgtccttTGTCAGCAATTCGTGTGTGGGACGTTGTCAGTGAGCTGGTGTGCCTCTGCACCGTTCCCTCTCCGTCCAACCCGTTCGCCCTGGACATGCGTTACATCAAAAGTCTTCCTCTCGCCGAACGCTTTCTCGTCACGGGAGCTCTCCTTAACTTCCTGGAGATGTACGTGGTTTACGGCAACCGGGACGAGTTGCACTATGATAAAGGTGCGAACCTTTGTCGCGCTTGGTTTACTAATCCAGCAGGTGGTGCTGTTTAGCTATATTTTAAAGGCATGAAACCTGAAGCCTTTCTCCCAACATACTTAGCTTGGATACATAATCATTTAAGAGCATTGCTGAATGTCCGTgatgatgttttgttttctttttttcttcctttcagtgGTGGAAGAGGTGAAGCCTCTCAGGCATCTTCATGTACACTCCCTGCTCGAATTACAGCAACTTAGAGAGAGCTCCAGCAGAGCCACGGTGCAGGGCTCTTCTGCAGAAGAGTGATTCTGATTGTTTGTATACACTGTGAGCTACATCAAGATAAAATCCCCCTAGCTGGCCTTTTATTAATGTAGGGACAGAAATACAGCAGATAGGTCTAAAGGGAGTCTTTGATGCTTATGTTTACACAGACACTGTTACACTGGTGGATGCTCATGCTAAACATCCTTCAGATGATGAGACCACCTTATGGACTAGTAATCCTTGCGAGCCAAAAGCTCAGAAATCAGAGTGCTCTATGTGCTTGGTGCTTCTGTTtgcaaggggcagccaatcaagAGAAAGATGGCTTAAAGGGGGAGGGGCTAAAGTATCTTGTTGGTGcagaggatgaactgaggggctgcaCGAAGCCTAGTATGAGAGAAATGAGGATCATTTTGAACTGTAAATCATGCCATGGTAAAAAATAGGAAGGAAGCAGAAGCAGGCTATTGGTGAGCTCTGTATCATTAGGAAAATTAAGTCCAAAATATATGGACTtcactttttccccccaaaGTGAGGCATGAAATTCTCACACGCTGCAGTAACCCATGCAGATGGAGATGAATCACCTTTGGTTGCGGGTGTCAGACTTTAACAACGTGCAAGAACTAGAGAAATAACCCTGGGAAATGAGTCACATGACTAAAATTCTAAATAGATCCCAGGACCTCGGAAAGTGCTGTCCCGTAACCCCTAAAACCTTCAATCTCTTCCTCTCCACCCACCCCCACATACTTAAATCAGTTTTCTTCAGACCAAATATAGCATTTTAAAACTGGAAGCCTGGAAACAGAATGATTAATGGAGGGCCAGAGTAGTACGAGTACAAAAAGCACAGACAAACAAATGCTTTATAAAAACTTTTAATATTCCATAAAACGCATATTTAAATATGTACgacaacataaaaacagaacacTTGTTAAATACATCTTAAAAGCGGGCACATCGACGCCTTTTCTGAGATGAGGCTTGTGCCGTTTGTAATTAAAAAGTCAGGTACATCATGTTAAAATTAACCGATAACAACCTGGTGGCACATcagtcaggaaaaaaaataaaataaaataataccttccctatttaaaaagaaaagacatcTGTAGCTTAGTTTTggtcagaaaacacaaaatggaGTTAACTGTAACCTCTGGCTTCACCAACAATCCTCCCATCTCTCATGTTTGTAAACCTAGAGATAGAAATTACCACCATGGCACAACTTATGCAACACGGCACACGTGTGTGACCAGAACGGTCACTCTAAATGGACTCCGGCACCTTTTATGGCTTTTATTGATGTGAAggagcaatttaaaaaaagcacgCCGTAAACGCCGTGCTGTTTACCGACAAGGCTGCTCAATATGCAAAGTCACGGATGGACAAGAAGAATTTGGGGTTTTTCTAGGAAAGAAAGACGCCGCCACCCTTCATCTCAAGTTTCCCCCCCATTTGGAATGCAGGTGCATGGCCCGGCATTCCTCACGCAGGCTTCACACAGGAACACAGTGTTCCCAGTGTGGGACACAAACAAACCCGCAAGTCACTGCTGAGGCTTCCCCGCCCCTCACATAAATGCAAAATATTTATTGCTAAAGACAATTAggaccttttttttgttttgcaggttaagcagagatttttttttatcattattattattattattattactaagaCCTCTATTCTGATAATGTCCATTTTCCCTCCGGCATGCATTACACTGAAAACTGACCTCATATCAATAAAACTTCAATTTCCTGAGTGAGATCATCTTGAAAAGGACTAGAATGTGCTCAGACTAATTATGCATATCACAGACTTGATggggaaagggaaaaaatagaaatagaaagcAAATTTACTTTGGTATGACATGCCCGCATTGTCTTTGTCGTCTTAAATTTGTTCATCCAACtacaaaagtagaaaaaaaacaacaacaacagaagctCATTAATGGAACaggttgaaaaagaaaataacactaCTTCATGACCCTGTCACATGTGTcacttaaatataaataaatcttgaaaaaggaaaaaaaaaagaaaaaaaaaaagacttccaGATTCTCGTGGTGTTTTTCCAGTTTTGCCTGTGGACTGTTTGGCCAAGAGCAGGTACTTGGTTGGTTTAACTGTCTCTTTCCAGCAGATCAAAGTCTTTGGTGGCTTCAGCATCAAACAGAGAACTTCAAACAAgcccaaaaacaaaaataaaaaacccagtACAGACAGTTTGGGTATGTCCCAGTCTAGTCCTCAAACAGCCTTGCGGCCAGTCACAGTTCAGTATCTTGTGCCGTGTTGGACTCTGTGCTCGCAAAAGTCCAAAGGCAACTCTGGcgagtcaaaaagaaaaaaatcttctaACTCCAAGTCCTCACTGATTACGCCAGCATCCACCCATGACCAGTCCTTATATCCAAAAATGGACCTTTCTCATGTCTCATTAACATCCACTGTGgtctttattgtattttgcaatCAGCTTCTTCCCTTCAACGAAGTTGTCATCGGGTTAATAAAGTGGTCCCACATCTGACAgacttgaaacaaaaaaaattttaaCAAAAGAACAGGATTCAGTTCAAGCTGTCGGAGGACGATCCTCTCCTGGTGATGGCTCTCATGGGGCTGCGGGATACGGAGCTTCTCTTCTTCCAGCGAACTgtgaaggaaaaggaaaaggagagaGTTAGGGATGTAGGCTTGGCTACTGCAGCTGAATTATTAACAGTGAAAGCCAACCTCTAGACAGGCCTAGGTTGTCATTATCTGAGAGTAGCACATTGTGTGATTGTTTGGGTAAGTTGGCACCAAATAAGGCTACCTTGAGAACTTTTATGTGGCAGTGCTGAATTCTCACCTTTTCCTAGACCGGCCGGCAGCGTGGAGCTCTTTGCTTTGACTGCAGAATTGGACGAGTCCTCTGCAAGTTTTCCTTTCACCTCTCCCGACGGCATTGTGGCCACGCCGGTCTGCTGCCAGTCGCTCATTGCCCGCTGGAAGGAAAGTCCCAGACAGGTGGTCATGTCCCGTGCCCGCTCCGCACGGCTGCACCAGAACACCCGACACTGCAGCTGCTGCCCACGGTGCTTGCAGATGTACAAGAAAACATTGGGCCGGTTGGTGTCGGCGGCGCAGTACGCAATGTCCTGCAGGTAGGTCTTTGTGAGCTGCCGACCCGTGCTCAGCTCCTTGACCTCGACGTATCTGGGCCGCACGACAAGGGCGTGATCCTTCCTGAGCTTCTTCCCGTTCGCGATACCCTCCAGCAAGTGAGAAATGGCCTCCTCTGCTTGCTCCCGGTCCAGAGAAAAGATCTTCTCCGTCCCCAGGTAGTGCACTTTGAACAGAGGGTCGCCGTGGGACAAGGACTCCGTACGGTCGCGGCGGAATCTGCGCCGCAGCTCGGCGGGGGAGTTCTTCAGGGTCTGCATGAGGTGGAAGGTGCCGAGGGACATGATGCGTTTCAGGCTGGGCTTGGAACTTTTAGTCGTAATCTGGTTCTCGTCAGCGCGTCTCCCAATCTTCCACCCTCCTTTAAATGGAGCGTGGCTGCATCCACTGCTTTTATCTGAAATGAGGCAGGCGAAGACGGTGACGTTAGCAGATTCAGAGACGACCGATAAGCCGAGTAGGTGGTGAATAAGGCAAAATGAGAGGCTATGTACTTTCTAAGAAATTAAGTAACAAAAACGAAGATACACTTATAATGCAAAGGAAGACAAGTCATCACAACTCGCAAATAGGAAAAAGACAAAGTCACCAAACAGGTTTGGTTACAGAAGTTGCACAGTCAGTAAAGTATTCAGTCCCTACAGACAGACAACACCCATTAAATATTTACAGACAGGTTTGCCTTGGGTTTTGCTGTCACTGTACTcttaagaaacaaacaaacacaatgagGAAACTGGAAACGTGCCAGAACAAATGGAAGATTACTGTAAAAAAGCTAAAGTGACATAGGTAAACACTAGGGCCATCTTCAAAATGAACTCTGTGCATTGCAAACTTAATATCACCACTTCTGGAGGACTTAAAGGCTTTTGTGAccttgcagaaaaacaaaaaagtcaaagtcTTATGCAATCACATCTGGCCACCCATTGTCTCTCCTATCCTACAAACCGTCAGAGCTGCCTGCTCTCCATTGTGTTGCTCCTTATATTTTTTCCTCTCCCTTTTCTTGACCATTCTTTCAACATCCTAGCTCCCTCCTCAGAAGTGACTCGCACAGAGAACCGCCGACTGTTCTAAGGTGGTGGCCATTGTTGCTCAAACCCCTGCGCAGGAAACAGCTTTGCATCCCCCCCACCTAAGCATTTTTCCCGCAACACAATGACATGCTTATGAAAGTGTGTCATCTCATGAAAGAGCTGCAGGTTCagcctacagtacagccagggtaGAGCCCAAACCTGCAGGTTTTGGTACAGTTACATATGACCAGAGCACACATGGACAGGTACAGTTACTTGTGTgggtcaacacacacacacacacacacacacacacacacacacacacacacacacacacacacacacacacacacacacaaatatgagACACTTACAGGCAGGACGGGCAGTTTTGCATTTAACCGAAGTCTCTGACGCACAATCAGAGAAATGTAATCCAAAGTTTCCATCCAGGTAACACTTCACGTGCATCAGAATACACTGTCGTTTTCTCGCGCAGGCAAATATAAAAATAGCTCATGCAAATATCTACAGTCTCTGGAAGTGGACAGAacattttgtttacatttaccCTGAGCATGTGAGCCTGTTTATTTCACGCAGAACACGTTCATAGATGCCCAGAATAACCCTCCATTCAAAATAAGGGGCACGTAGGCGTTGTGATGCTTGCTTtgtagaaaataagaaaaaaagactgcCAGTAACCAATTGCTTCAGTTCTTCGCTCAATACATCTAAGCCGAATTAACAACCAAAATCTAAAAGATGATTGAAAATAACTCAAAGTTAGCCAGCGAAGTGAATATTATTAGAAAAAACGAGATAACTCTAAAAGCGCTGATTTTGCAGCGGGGTTCGGCTAGACCCGACGTGTCTCCAAACTTGGGCTTAAAACTTGCTAAACGCTTTGAGAAAACTCTCCCATATTTGTTCAGCAGATATTCCCAGCAGGGTTTCAACACTTATCAAATTGTTGTTATTTTCTATACATCGTTTAGAGCGCTATTAGACAACCAAATTACTTGTTAGGAGGTGAAACTTACCTGGCTTCAGTTTCATGCAAACGACGTTTTGGTGCTGCTCAGGTGAAGCGTAGCGTCCCGTGATCTCGGGCAGGTGGAAATCCGCAATCCTGCACAGAACTGTGCGGCTGTCTGTAACCGCAAAGCAACTCCGAAGCTCCTCTCTGTGTGAAATCTGTGCGGTTAGAG
The sequence above is a segment of the Oreochromis aureus strain Israel breed Guangdong linkage group 3, ZZ_aureus, whole genome shotgun sequence genome. Coding sequences within it:
- the si:dkey-19b23.7 gene encoding uncharacterized protein si:dkey-19b23.7, with the protein product MSSSGKREREQKRKLQHFLGDLALLGSLQGFKYFQPWLRGKEELLLTVVNEDLGWRSPGFMVSRASSYSSTSSCNSSDVSPSSSSPSLASRSSSPLPGEPPGPRDSQSHTKTQPQTASHREACIEEHLLPASPSEREIAVPEVNCTLFLLAGYVKYGRPYAWIRSNHERLVNIGGTDSMVKDTPMKLKSIADWQTRAIRVWDVVSELVCLCTVPSPSNPFALDMRYIKSLPLAERFLVTGALLNFLEMYVVYGNRDELHYDKVVEEVKPLRHLHVHSLLELQQLRESSSRATVQGSSAEE
- the si:dkey-19b23.8 gene encoding uncharacterized protein si:dkey-19b23.8, with the translated sequence MKLKPDKSSGCSHAPFKGGWKIGRRADENQITTKSSKPSLKRIMSLGTFHLMQTLKNSPAELRRRFRRDRTESLSHGDPLFKVHYLGTEKIFSLDREQAEEAISHLLEGIANGKKLRKDHALVVRPRYVEVKELSTGRQLTKTYLQDIAYCAADTNRPNVFLYICKHRGQQLQCRVFWCSRAERARDMTTCLGLSFQRAMSDWQQTGVATMPSGEVKGKLAEDSSNSAVKAKSSTLPAGLGKVRWKKRSSVSRSPMRAITRRGSSSDSLN